The genomic segment CAGTGCGTCGATCGCGAGGTTGACCAGCATGCGGGCCATTACGACCGTGGGGACGCCGAGTTTGTTCGCCGCGTGCAGCACGTACCCGCCGACGGCCGCACTGCTCAGATCGCCGATGACCGGGATCAGGCCGAGGACCGGGTCCAACCCGAGCTTCATCTTCGTGCCGGGGACCGTCACGGCCTCGTCCATCCATTTCCGGATCTGGCGGATGATGGCCAGTTGGACCTTCTCGTCGCGCGTCAGCGCCTCGACCATTGCGTCCACGGCAGCGTCGAGCTTCGGCCCCACCCTGGCTCCCGGTCCGGGCGTGCGATGTGTGGACGTTTCCACGGGTCAATGGTCTCCTCAGTGCCGGTGCCGGATGGGGGCGCGACGGGGCCGTGGTTCGCGAGCGGTATCGCCCTCGGGCGCGGAGCCGCGTCGTCGGTATCGGTGGTTTGCAAATGTGGCGCCGCGGGAACGAATTCCTCCCGACCCGCACGGATCGTTCCACGGCCCAGCGGGTCGGCGCGCGTCAGCCCACATCGAACAAGCTCGGCGTCTCGGGGCGTCGGGGCCAGGTGGCTAAACGGTACTCCTTCTTGTCCTTCGGGTTTACCAACCCGCCCGCCGCCGTCGCGGCGTACCGGCCGCATTTCACTCACGTTTTCTCCAGAAAAGCACGCCCACGTCGCGAACTCGGCGAGCGTGATCGCCGCAAGAATGCCGTAATGGATTGTCAGCTTCTCAACAAAACTGCGCGAGTCGGGCGAAGTGAGGATGGCCGGAGTGCGTTTGAGGAGGGCGAGCATTCCGAAAAGGATCGTTCCGTACCCCATGCACGCCAGCGCCAGCCAGCCGACCGCCTGAAACCGCCGCCGGTACGGGAAGGCAAAGTACCCGGGGGCGCCGAAGATGATGGCACACGTCAGGCCGAAGCCCAGCAAGCCAAGTGGGTCTCCGGAGCCATCGGACGTACTCACGACCACGGCCATTTCGGCCGGCGTGACAAATACAACAAAACCACCGAAGAATAATACCCCGATGACGTACCTCACGAGTCCTCCTGATGTGGCCTCGGCCGTAGCGTACTGCGGACAGTGTTGACTTGGTCGCCGGACGCCGGCGACGCCTCATTCCTCGATGCGGATTCCCGCCGCCGGCGCGTCTTTTGAGTGGCGCGGTGGGGGAGCTTCACCGCCGCGACGGTTTCGTCAGCGGCCGAGCACAAAGAAGGGCCGTGAGGATGAGAGCGTTCATGGGATGATTGGAGCAGACGATCTCGCGTCGGGCAAGGGGCGACTCACGAGCACCGGCGACGGTGCGAAGCTAACGGTGACGGGCCGGTTGCGGGTCATCAGGCACCTGACCGCAGTCGTTGGTGGGGTGCGTGTCGACGCTTGGACCGAGGTGCGGGTGACGGAGGGGTGAGGGGCTGAACCGCGGCGCCCGGCTCGGCAGCTCACTCAACCCCACATG from the Frigoriglobus tundricola genome contains:
- a CDS encoding DUF4112 domain-containing protein → MGPKLDAAVDAMVEALTRDEKVQLAIIRQIRKWMDEAVTVPGTKMKLGLDPVLGLIPVIGDLSSAAVGGYVLHAANKLGVPTVVMARMLVNLAIDALIGFVPFVGDYLDVLYKANAKNVALVEQAIVNRENTARASWWRLAAVLAVFLLIVVGGFVGAVVLAKWIWTHAG